In Populus alba chromosome 1, ASM523922v2, whole genome shotgun sequence, a single window of DNA contains:
- the LOC118027897 gene encoding glucan endo-1,3-beta-glucosidase 4 gives MVLGNLLLFIVGIFSYASGAFVGINLGTDVSNMPSAPDVVSILKANQITHLRLYDADAHMLKALADSGIEVMVGVTNEEVLGIGESPSKAAAWINQNVAAYLPSTNITAIAVGSEVLTSIPNLVPVLVPAMNYLHKALVASNLNFRVKISTPQAMDIIPRPFPPSTATFNSSWSATVYQILQFLQNTDSYYMLNAYPYFGYTSGNGIFPLDYALFRSLPSVNQIVDPNTLSHYDSMFDALVDATYYSIEALNMSGISIVVTETGWPWLGGANEPDATAENAETFNSNLIRRVLNDSGPPSQPKVPINTYIYELFNEDKRPGPVSEKNWGLFFTNGSAVYTFSLSTSNQITGNNSDFCVAKPNADPGKLQAGLDWACGQGGANCDAIQEGKPCYLPSTYQNHASYAYNDYYQKKRSVGATCDFDGTAATTTVDPSHGSCKFTGSSTITPNSNGGFTTIVAPGPVTPQGGSATMNLQVSKIRFLISAVFLALVLL, from the exons ATGGTGCTTGGAaatcttcttttgtttattgttgGCATTTTCAGCTATGCATCAG GCGCATTTGTAGGAATAAATCTTGGAACTGATGTTTCTAACATGCCATCGGCTCCAGATGTGGTTTCAATTCTTAAAGCAAATCAGATTACTCATCTGCGCCTCTATGATGCTGATGCCCACATGTTGAAAGCCCTTGCAGACAGTGGGATTGAAGTAATGGTTGGTGTTACAAATGAGGAGGTCTTAGGAATTGGAGAATCTCCATCAAAAGCAGCAGCATGGATCAATCAAAATGTTGCAGCTTACTTGCCTTCAACCAACATTACAGCCATTGCAGTTGGCAGTGAGGTTCTTACCTCAATCCCTAATCTTGTCCCTGTTTTGGTTCCTGCCATGAACTACCTCCACAAAGCCCTTGTTGCTTCAAATCTAAATTTTCGGGTCAAAATTTCAACCCCTCAAGCCATGGACATTATCCCAAGGCCTTTCCCCCCCTCAACTGCCACCTTTAATTCCTCATGGAGCGCTACAGTTTATCAGATTCTTCAGTTCTTGCAAAACACAGACTCGTACTACATGTTAAACGCATATCCATATTTTGGATACACATCTGGAAATGGCATTTTCCCTCTTGATTATGCTCTCTTCCGATCACTTCCCTCAGTCAACCAGATTGTTGACCCCAACACTCTTTCTCACTATGACAGCATGTTTGATGCTTTGGTTGATGCAACCTATTATTCTATAGAAGCTCTGAACATGTCTGGGATCTCAATTGTAGTTACGGAAACTGGCTGGCCTTGGCTTGGTGGAGCCAATGAACCTGATGCCACTGCAGAAAATGCTGAGACCTTCAATAGTAATTTGATTCGGAGAGTTCTAAATGATTCAGGGCCACCTAGTCAGCCAAAAGTTCCCATCAACACATACATTTATGAGTTGTTCAATGAAGACAAGAGGCCTGGGCCCGTGTCCGAGAAAAACTGGGGCTTATTTTTTACCAATGGCAGTGCTGTTTATACTTTTAGTTTGAGCACTTCGAATCAAATTACTGGAAATAATTCTGATTTCTGTGTTGCGAAACCAAATGCGGATCCTGGTAAGTTGCAAGCAGGGCTGGACTGGGCATGTGGGCAAGGAGGGGCTAACTGCGATGCTATCCAAGAAGGGAAACCATGCTATCTTCCTAGTACTTACCAGAACCATGCATCTTATGCTTACAATGACTATTATCAAAAAAAGCGTTCTGTTGGTGCAACATGCGACTTTGATGGTACTGCTGCAACGACTACGGTTGATCCCA GTCATGGATCCTGTAAATTTACCGGGAG TTCAACTATCACGCCGAACTCAAATGGAGGATTTACAACAATTGTGGCACCTGGACCCGTGACGCCTCAAGGAGGGAGCGCGACTATGAACCTGCAAGTTTCAAAAATTCGGTTTCTAATATCAGCAGTGTTTCTTGCTCTAGTCTTGCTTTGA
- the LOC118027898 gene encoding serine/arginine-rich SC35-like splicing factor SCL33: protein MRGRSYSPSPPRGYGRRGRSPSPRGRYGGRSRDLPTSLLVRNLRHDCRPEDLRRPFEQFGALKDIYLPRDYYTGEPRGFGFVQYADPHDAAEAKHHMDGRVLLGRELTVVFAEENRKKPMDMRTRERTRGRFRDRRRSPPRYSRSPRHSRSPPPRHARSPSRSREYYSPPPKRRHHSRSVSPQEGRYSQERPYSRSRSHSQTPNRGQSRSPVRSRSRSPVRSRSRSPRRSPNHDEYPREANGERSPSP, encoded by the exons ATGAGGGGAAGGAGTTATAGTCCATCGCCTCCAAGGGGCTATGGTAGAAGGGGACGGAGTCCTAGTCCTCGGGGACGTTATGGTGGTCGTAGTAGGGATCTTCCTACTAGCCTCCTAGTTCGCAACCTTCGTCATGATTGCAG GCCAGAAGACCTTCGCAGGCCCTTTGAACAATTTGGTGCTCTCAAGGACATTTACTTGCCTAGAGATTATTATACTGG GGAACCCCGTGGTTTTGGCTTTGTCCAATATGCAGATCCTCATGATGCTGCTGAGGCAAAACATCATATGGATGGTCGGGTTCTTCTTGGCCGGGAGTTGACTGTTGTATTTGCTGAGGAGAATAGGAAGAAGCCAATGGATATGAGAACAAGGGAGCGTACAAG GGGTCGGTTTCGTGATAGAAGAAGATCACCTCCTCGTTATTCTCGGTCACCACGCCATTCTCGTTCTCCACCTCCACGCCATGCAAGATCCCCGTCCCGTAGTCGAGAGTATTATTCCCCTCCTCCAAAAAGAAGGCATCACTCAAG ATCTGTTTCACCCCAAGAGGGGAGGTACAGTCAAGAGAGGCCGTATTCAAGATCAAGGAGCCACAGCCAAACTCCAAATAGGGGTCAGAGCAGGAGCCCAGTTAGGAGCAGGAGCCGGAGCCCAGTTAGGAGCAGGAGCCGCAGCCCAAGAAGAAGCCCAAATCACGATGAATATCCTAGGGAAGCAAATGGAGAAAGATCTCCTAGTCCTTAA